DNA sequence from the Sulfolobales archaeon genome:
CTCGATAAAGGTGCTAACGTCATCGGAGTCACTCCATATAAGTATATCCATGTACCCCCCAGCCCAGCTAGGTATATTAGCTAGCCTAGGTGCTATGAGGATCCTCTCTCCATCTGAGTTCATTAGAAGCAGCATTAGCCTTTCATAGCTCTCCTCAGAGAAGCCCGCTAGATATCTGAAATTGGGGGATGGGGTTAAGGCTATATAGTCGATACCCATCCTCCTCATAGCCTCTGAGGCAGCTCTAGCCCTTCTCTCAAGCTCTCTAGCTATCTCCTCTGGAGCCCCCACTCCTTCGTCCCTATACACTCTTACCAATCATTTTTAATATATTCGTAATAAGCCATAGATCCTCGATGCTCTCTTGATAAACGCCTTTAGCTATAGATATGCCTATTTTTGATCTCCTATATGTTCTCGATATATATCTTTATAAGTCTCTATACAGATGTATAAGCATGCCTCCTACGGATATATCGGGCTTATAAGGGGATTATGCCTGTATTCACATATCTTCTCTGGCTGGGATTACCGTGTTTTTAGCAGAATCTCTAGGTATCTATCTAATCCCCTTTGATGTGTATCCTTTTATAAGTAATATTTATGTAATATTCCATATTGGTGTATCACTTGGAGCTCACCCTCTTGGGCGAGGTCACATCTATAGTTAGGGATCAGGTGGTTGTGAGGATAAGAGATCCTCTTAAGATACCATCTATAGGTGCTAAAGCCATTCATAAGCAGTCGGGGAAGGTTATAGGGGTTGTGAACGATGTTATAGGCCCTGTATCCTCTCCATACGCTGTGATCAAGCTTGGTAAGGATGCCTCGGTGGGGGTCGGGGACGAGATTCTATATGAGGTTAGGAGGAGATCTAGATGAGCACAGATATAGAGGGTAAAATAGATCTTAGCGAGCTACTGGCTAGAGGAGAGGTTATATACGACTATGATAGGGGCGAGTATATAGATGTTAGAACAGGCCTTGTGATAGAGGAGAGCGTCGTATCCCTTGGAAAGGAGTGGAGGGAATATAGCCCAGAGGATAAGATAGCTAGGAGCAGGGTCGGCCCCCAGCTAACCCATAAGGTTCACGATGCGGGCCTCACAAGCTATATAGATCCTAGGGGCTCTATTGGGAGGAAATATAGCAGGCTCAATACAGCTACTAGAAAACCAACTGACTATAGAGCTAGGAAGGAGGTGGAGGCAAAGATGATTATGAATGATGCTGTGGCAAAGCTAGGGCTTCCAGACTTTGTTGCCGAGACAGTTGGCATGATGATCAAGGAGGCTTCTAAGGAGAATCTCCTGAGGAGGAACACCCTAGCCGCAACTGTTGGGGCGATGATAGCGGAGGTATGCAAGATCTATGGAATACCCCTCGAAATTAAAAGGCTTAGAGAGACCCTAAGGATAGATGAGAAGAGCCTACACAACGCAACGAAGAAGCTATCCTGGGCTGGGATATTTAACGAGCTTAAGAGGAAGAGTAGGGAGAAGGGGGATCCCACCTCGAGATCGCCTATGTCTCCAGCAACATATATACCGAAGATCGCCGGTTCTCTAGGCCTCAGCGATGATATAGTGGTTCTCTCAAAAAGAATCCTCGATGTACTTATAAAGGTAGACCCGACATCTGCGTCTGGAAAGAACCCTGAGGGAACCGCAGCGGCCTCGGTATATCTAGCATCGATAATCCTAGAGAATAAGAGGTCTCAAAAAGCAATGGCAGATCTTCTGGGGATATCTGAGGTAACGATAAGAAATAGGTATAGAGATATAGTTGATAACCTGGATATTATAATCTATATATAATTATTAAAATAAAAAATATTTTTATCGATATAAAAATCTCTGATCTACCATACGATGAATGGCGCCTCGAACCTATGCCTCTTACCAGTCTTCTCTATCCTTGCCGGTACTCCGTAATATACTTGTGAGGCTCCGATCCATGATTGCAGAGGCCAGTTTCCTAGTGAGGGATCAAACATTTCTACCACATTAGGTGTTACTCCATTGAATCTCCATTTATCAATGGATAGCCCCTTCTCATAGTAATCGCTTGGGCTCTTAGTAAACAAGATCTTTTTCACTGTTTCAGGTAGCTTCTTCACAGGATTCACAGCATCTTCTGGGATTATAGCTTCACTTGGAAGCTCTTCTACTAACTTGGATAACTCGCCCTCAAGCTTGAAGTAGCTTGGCTTCTTTATAACGGTATCTGCCCATCTGCCAAGTCCATATGGAACGTGAATTGTTCCAGGAGCTGTTGTTGCCTCTACAACAGCTGGAGCTTCGATATATCCTGCTGGTGTTACGATTCTAATCACATCTCCGGTCTCGATACCTAGCTTCTCAGCATCTACAGGATGTATCACTGCGAAATTTTCTGGGAGGATCTGTCTTATCCAGTAATAGAAGGTGCTTCTATGCTTAGTGAGTAGCGGGCCTGTTGAGAAATATAGCAAATATGGATAATCCCTCTCGGTATAGATAGATCTAATTGGTGTTCCATGTAACCATCTATCCTCTTTAGCGATAGAAGCAGTTATGGGGGCATATGTTGCTGGTGGGAAGTATCTGGGGCCTCCCCAGAATGGCTCGCCGGTAATGCTGTTCCTAGTCTTTGCCAGCTTATCGTTCCAGAATCTCAACACCTTATCGCCTGGCACACTTCTTCTAGAGATCCCTCTTTTGTCAAAGCTATCTTCATAGCTTACAAAGACCCCGCCTCTGGCAAGGCTATACGCTATATATATCCACTCATCCCTTGGAACTATATCCTTGAACCTAGCTATTGGATAGTTCTTCTCAACAAACTCTATATCCTCGGAAGGCACGTTCTCTGGTATTATCTTCATATCTTTTGCATGTATGGCTGCGTTAGCAAAAGATCTGAGTATAAATTCCCAGAAGCAATGCATTGAGAAAACCTTGCCCTCATGCACCCTGCCCTTGGTACCTGGTATAGCGTTGTCTCCATAGCCAGGCATGCCAAGGGCCTTGCCAATATCTATAAAGAACTCCCACATCGAAGCATATCTTGGATGACCGTTGGGGCACTGTCCTATGTATTCTGTTAGTGGCATTATAACAGGGCTTCTCCATCCCTCAGCAATCATAACACCGGCTCCGCTTGCATAGAGATATTGGATCCCATTTGTACCTGTTTCTAGATATGTTGTGTCAGGAACTATATAATCTGCGTAGAGAAATGTTTCGTTAATAGTTGTTGTTATCCCTATGAATAATGGTATCTTAGAGGTATCCTTAAGAACCTCTATGAATTTAACACCGTAGTTAGCACTTAGCACAGGGTTTGCGTAGTAAAGTATGAGAGCCCCGATCCTGTAGGGGTATCCCTCGGCAGCTCCAGCAAAGAACTCTGTATAGGATTCCTCAGGTGTATGTGGATACCAGGGCCTCTTAGCTGGATAGGGCTTCTCGCCTCTCTTTACCCTAAGCCAGTATTCAAGGGTATCCTCATAGGCGTATCTATGTCTATCAATAGGTGGTCCCCATATGGTTGGTGCTTCAGGCGGTGGTACGAGTGTATATATATAGTTTGTATATGCTGTTGTGCCAGGCCTCCCCAATAATCCTCCTTTTCTATGGAAGTTCCCTATAAGCGTATCCAGAATCCTATATGCCCATGTATTGTACTCTCCATTCGGATGCATAGCGACTCCTCTATGTATATAGGTCCCTGCATATGGTGCTGCTTCGGCGAAGTCCTTAGCCATTAGCCTAACCTTATCAACATATTCGTTAAACTCTCTGGATCCCCTCTTATATGGGCTTACTAGCTCGAGCCAATCCTCGAAACTCTTTGAGAAGACATAGTCCTTAAATATTTTGAAAGCACTTATAACCCTGACATTCTCACCTGTCTTAAGCCTGACAACCATTTCCACCTCTAGATCTGCGAAATCTGTTTTATCATATGTGAGGAGCTTTCCTTCAACACTCACTACTGGTTTATCAGCATCTTCAATCCCCACATCCCGAGCCTTTAAAAACTCACCAAATCTGGGATGCCCCTCCTCAAATATGACGAGCCATGTTGCATTTGTATGCACTGGATAGCCGAGCTTATTAGCTGATGCTATATTGGGTATTCTCAGAAACTCCTCATTATACCACCGATTCTCTATTAAAACCCTAGCCACAGCTAATGCTAGAGCAGCATCATGGCCTGGCTTAACTGGTATCCATATTATATTACCTCTAGCCTCTGTTCTAGGTGCGTGTGGATCCACATAGTATAGCTTTAGATCTCCCTCAGCAGCCCGCTCAACAAGGATACCATGGCCAGTTGCTCCTGGATGAACCCTGCCAAGGCCTATACCTGCTGCAATAACTACTTTGGCACTGACTACATCAACCTGAAGGTCAGAATATCCACACCATAGATAGTTGCCTGCATAATATCCTAGCTGGCATGCTGATGTATGCCTTAGCCAATTAACACTACCAAACGCTGTGATCCATCTGGATGTGAAGAAATCAGCATTATCCTGCCCCCTACCCCTTATATAGACTACCATGTTAGCTTTAGTTCCTAGGTCTGGTCTATCCGGATCTATTAATATATCCTCAAGCCTTAAACCCCTTTCTCCAAGTATCCTCGACCATTTGGATTTGAAGTCGTTGATCGCTTTAACGAGATCTTCATAAGTCTTAGCGGGATCCTTAGCAATAGCTAGGATCACATCTACGTCTTTCTTCATATCAGATAAAGTTTTAACTGGATCTAAACCTGCTTGTCTCAGTTTACCAGCAACATAGAAGTCCCTCAGCCCAGGTAGCCTCTCACCAGTTTCCTCGATTATCCCTCCCTCAACTATTTCTCTTATCAGCTGCTCCCATGTTATAGCCTTCCACTTACCACTACCCCTAGGCCCAGCCCTCTTCAGAGGCTTAATAACCCTATATGGATCATATACATAGTGTATCCCATCCTGCCCTCTAGGACATAAAGTTCCATGCCATCTAGACATTGCCTCCTCAATAGAGGTTCTATATGCCAGGGGCGCGAGTCTATAAACCCTATTGTTAAGGGCTACAGCTCTATTGTATGGGTGATACGGATTACCCTCTATCCTCTCAATTACCTCTATACCTCCATAATCCACCACTCTAGCTTTGATCCCGCATCTAACGTTACATCCTAGGCAGGTTGAGAGGACATATCTAACATTAGATCCAGTGTTGGGATCTGGCTGTACCTCTACATACTTAGGCCTAACTATCTTCTCTATAACGGGCCAGTATGTGGCTAGACCAGCACCAAGCAGGGCTACCCCTACAATGCCTTTTATAAGCGTTCTCCTATCTAGACCTTTACTCATATCCCCCACCCCCGAGCTTCTCTAAAACAACGCTTCGCAGGGGAAGTATGAGGGATATTATGAATGCTATGCCTATGAATAACGCGAATAGAGAGATTATGGGGAGCTCCTCTACAAGATCTATATGGGCTGGGAAGATCGCAAAGCCTGTTTTAGAAACCTGCTGTATGGTTACCGCATATATCCATCTATCGATGATCACAGCTAGGAACCCTATTGCTGAGGCTAGCGGTAATGTTGAAGCCTTCTTCATAGAGTATAGGGCGATGATCATGGATGATACGAGTAGAGCGATTGATATGGCGATCAGAGGTTCCGATACATTTATGAGGGAGCTAACTACAGGCATGCCTGAGAGCATTACGGAGATTCTGAAGTATTCGATAAGCTTCACAGCTATAGATGCGAATGCAGATGCTGCGAGGATAGTTGCTAGGGAAGTGCTTAGAGGTATTCTAATAAGGGCAGATGCTATTGAGGTTATGAAGATCGCTGCTATCAGGCTCCCAAGGAGATATGTGATTGGGAGTAATGGGTATATATTATATAGCTGTAGCTTAGCCTCTGCTGTGAATAGAAGTCCTGGGAAGTACATGGCCCATACAAGGCCGAGTATAAGGAGGAGAACCGCTGCTATTCTGGCTACACCATAGTATTTCTCGTAATCAGCCTCGCTCTTTAGGCCGAGAGCTAGTAATCTTCGGAGGCCTCCCTTAGAATATAGATCTCCTGAGAGGATCAATAGAGTCGTTAGAGAGAATACTATGAAAGTCACGGGCCATAGCAGGGCAAATATAGCTATGGGAGCTATGCCGGGTGTTGAGCTTGTTGGAAGTATATGGGGTGAGAGGAAGATCTGGATCGCATGATCAGGCCTCCTAAGATCTGCTAGAGGGCCGAGGAGGAGGACTAGATATGCAGATACCCCTAGTATATTCATGAGAGGTACATACCTTAGTAGAGGCTTATGACGAAGAATCACTGCTAAGCTGGTTATTATAGCTAGCCCAGATGCTATG
Encoded proteins:
- a CDS encoding molybdopterin-dependent oxidoreductase; this translates as MSKGLDRRTLIKGIVGVALLGAGLATYWPVIEKIVRPKYVEVQPDPNTGSNVRYVLSTCLGCNVRCGIKARVVDYGGIEVIERIEGNPYHPYNRAVALNNRVYRLAPLAYRTSIEEAMSRWHGTLCPRGQDGIHYVYDPYRVIKPLKRAGPRGSGKWKAITWEQLIREIVEGGIIEETGERLPGLRDFYVAGKLRQAGLDPVKTLSDMKKDVDVILAIAKDPAKTYEDLVKAINDFKSKWSRILGERGLRLEDILIDPDRPDLGTKANMVVYIRGRGQDNADFFTSRWITAFGSVNWLRHTSACQLGYYAGNYLWCGYSDLQVDVVSAKVVIAAGIGLGRVHPGATGHGILVERAAEGDLKLYYVDPHAPRTEARGNIIWIPVKPGHDAALALAVARVLIENRWYNEEFLRIPNIASANKLGYPVHTNATWLVIFEEGHPRFGEFLKARDVGIEDADKPVVSVEGKLLTYDKTDFADLEVEMVVRLKTGENVRVISAFKIFKDYVFSKSFEDWLELVSPYKRGSREFNEYVDKVRLMAKDFAEAAPYAGTYIHRGVAMHPNGEYNTWAYRILDTLIGNFHRKGGLLGRPGTTAYTNYIYTLVPPPEAPTIWGPPIDRHRYAYEDTLEYWLRVKRGEKPYPAKRPWYPHTPEESYTEFFAGAAEGYPYRIGALILYYANPVLSANYGVKFIEVLKDTSKIPLFIGITTTINETFLYADYIVPDTTYLETGTNGIQYLYASGAGVMIAEGWRSPVIMPLTEYIGQCPNGHPRYASMWEFFIDIGKALGMPGYGDNAIPGTKGRVHEGKVFSMHCFWEFILRSFANAAIHAKDMKIIPENVPSEDIEFVEKNYPIARFKDIVPRDEWIYIAYSLARGGVFVSYEDSFDKRGISRRSVPGDKVLRFWNDKLAKTRNSITGEPFWGGPRYFPPATYAPITASIAKEDRWLHGTPIRSIYTERDYPYLLYFSTGPLLTKHRSTFYYWIRQILPENFAVIHPVDAEKLGIETGDVIRIVTPAGYIEAPAVVEATTAPGTIHVPYGLGRWADTVIKKPSYFKLEGELSKLVEELPSEAIIPEDAVNPVKKLPETVKKILFTKSPSDYYEKGLSIDKWRFNGVTPNVVEMFDPSLGNWPLQSWIGASQVYYGVPARIEKTGKRHRFEAPFIVW